One Fibrobacter sp. UWB10 DNA segment encodes these proteins:
- a CDS encoding MBOAT family O-acyltransferase, whose protein sequence is MVFSSQIFLFYFLPTFLVGYFVLHKLHAKHSTLNFFITIFSYIFYGWLEPWLVFLMFSCTLVVYIAGRFISAPGAGKLQRNLALGVAVAVNLGALAYFKYYMFGMGVINDVVTKLGCEPFSVMTVLLPVGISFYSFQSMSYAIDVWRGTAPPVKNFATFACYVALFPQLVAGPIVRYNTVAEELETRTHTLENFVRGMVFFCFGFSEKIFLANQVGIIADRVFAADAPGVLNSWWGSLAYMFQIYFDFSAYSNMAIGLGLMLGFHFPRNFDGPYRSRSITEFWKRWHISLTSWFRDYLYIPLGGNRVGKFRLYFNLFLVMFVSGVWHGANWTFVCWGLYHAFFMIVERANNKQALYYKLPKVVQLTFTQIIVLFGWVLFRADSIGEAWRMWKCMLGLNAVSTTDAILSAEIFTPSCQFFMALAFMLSFWKFRSYDWCDKVSPQRVAVAMVIFVVAILALFTQSYNPFLYFQF, encoded by the coding sequence GTGGTCTTTTCTTCCCAGATTTTCCTGTTCTATTTCTTGCCGACGTTTTTGGTCGGCTACTTTGTGTTGCACAAGCTGCATGCAAAGCATTCGACGCTGAATTTTTTCATCACGATTTTCAGCTACATTTTTTACGGCTGGCTTGAACCGTGGCTTGTGTTCTTGATGTTCAGCTGCACCTTGGTGGTGTACATTGCCGGGCGTTTTATTTCGGCTCCGGGTGCAGGTAAGTTGCAGCGGAACTTGGCGCTAGGGGTTGCAGTTGCGGTAAACCTTGGTGCTCTTGCTTACTTTAAGTACTACATGTTTGGCATGGGGGTCATTAATGATGTGGTGACCAAGCTTGGTTGTGAACCGTTCTCGGTCATGACAGTCCTTTTGCCGGTGGGTATTTCGTTCTATTCGTTCCAGTCCATGAGTTATGCGATTGACGTGTGGCGTGGAACCGCGCCTCCGGTCAAGAATTTTGCGACTTTCGCTTGCTATGTGGCCTTGTTCCCGCAGTTGGTGGCAGGCCCGATTGTGCGTTACAATACGGTGGCCGAAGAACTTGAAACGCGCACGCATACGCTTGAAAACTTTGTGCGCGGCATGGTGTTTTTCTGCTTTGGTTTTTCTGAAAAGATTTTCCTTGCAAACCAAGTAGGCATTATTGCTGACCGCGTTTTTGCGGCTGATGCTCCGGGCGTACTCAACAGCTGGTGGGGTTCGCTTGCGTACATGTTCCAGATTTATTTTGACTTCTCGGCCTATTCGAACATGGCGATTGGCCTGGGGCTCATGCTGGGGTTCCATTTCCCGCGTAACTTCGATGGTCCGTATCGCTCCAGAAGCATTACGGAGTTCTGGAAACGCTGGCATATCTCTTTGACGAGCTGGTTCCGCGATTACCTGTACATTCCGCTGGGCGGAAACCGCGTGGGCAAGTTCCGACTTTATTTTAACCTGTTCTTAGTGATGTTCGTGAGCGGTGTATGGCATGGGGCAAACTGGACGTTTGTCTGCTGGGGCCTTTACCATGCATTCTTTATGATTGTGGAACGCGCGAATAACAAGCAGGCCCTTTATTACAAACTGCCTAAGGTAGTGCAGCTGACGTTTACGCAGATTATCGTGTTGTTTGGCTGGGTGCTGTTCCGTGCTGATAGCATTGGCGAAGCTTGGCGCATGTGGAAGTGCATGCTTGGCTTGAATGCGGTGAGCACGACCGATGCGATTCTTTCGGCAGAAATCTTTACGCCGAGTTGCCAGTTCTTTATGGCGCTAGCCTTTATGCTTTCGTTCTGGAAGTTCCGCAGCTATGACTGGTGCGACAAGGTGTCGCCGCAGCGCGTAGCGGTGGCCATGGTGATTTTTGTGGTGGCGATCCTTGCTTTGTTTACTCAGAGTTACAATCCGTTTTTGTATTTCCAATTCTAG
- a CDS encoding peptidylprolyl isomerase — protein sequence MKFPAGMKLFVSVLSACAAFAMAEPVLMEGVAAVVDGKPIMRSEFLNHLYRFQETPEGSAMSEADQRKYVLDQMIEEKVLLSRIDRDSIVITDNEVDQRVNAHLSQLAASQNTDLATLEKAIRAQLGISMSQYRDQLSKQIRNHIEMARVRQRHVGAISPTKKEVDAFFAEYKDSIPQQFNCVLLSHIQLPIEPDSMIVDSVKKVAEALIDTLNLGMSFELLAKAHSQDSSAAKGGDLGYFKRGQLDPVFERTLEMLKNGQYSSNPIKTKLGWHIARVLGRKEDGVRSAQILLRTIPTAKDSAEVLARADSLKNAIKTTEAFAAAARKFSEDKSSNFAGGRLGWFQRNEMEPAYVEPVANLSVGEISEPVLIDGAYHLFRLDDSRQTRDLTLDEDYGKIEQMAATHLENQKLEALVKKWREEVHIEIRMTE from the coding sequence ATGAAGTTTCCTGCTGGAATGAAACTTTTTGTTTCTGTACTGAGTGCTTGTGCCGCATTTGCCATGGCTGAACCCGTGTTGATGGAAGGGGTGGCGGCCGTGGTCGACGGTAAGCCGATCATGCGTTCTGAATTTTTGAACCATTTGTACCGCTTTCAAGAAACGCCCGAAGGCTCGGCAATGTCCGAAGCTGACCAGCGTAAGTATGTGCTTGACCAGATGATAGAAGAAAAGGTCTTGTTGAGCCGTATTGATCGCGATTCCATTGTGATTACCGATAACGAAGTGGACCAGCGCGTGAATGCGCACTTGTCGCAGCTTGCAGCAAGCCAGAATACGGACCTTGCTACGCTTGAAAAGGCGATTCGTGCTCAGCTTGGTATTAGCATGTCGCAGTACCGAGACCAGCTTTCGAAACAGATTCGTAACCATATTGAAATGGCTCGCGTGCGTCAGCGCCATGTGGGTGCGATTTCTCCGACCAAGAAAGAAGTGGATGCCTTTTTTGCAGAATACAAGGATTCTATTCCGCAGCAGTTTAACTGTGTGCTCTTGAGCCACATTCAGCTCCCGATTGAACCGGATTCCATGATCGTTGATTCGGTAAAGAAAGTTGCTGAAGCCTTGATTGATACGTTGAACCTGGGTATGAGCTTTGAGCTTTTGGCGAAGGCGCATTCGCAGGATTCGTCTGCCGCAAAGGGGGGCGACCTCGGTTACTTTAAGCGCGGCCAGCTGGACCCGGTGTTTGAACGTACGCTTGAAATGCTGAAGAATGGCCAGTATTCTTCGAACCCGATCAAGACCAAGCTTGGTTGGCACATTGCCCGCGTGCTTGGCCGTAAAGAAGACGGTGTGCGTTCTGCCCAGATTTTGCTTCGCACGATTCCGACTGCCAAGGATTCTGCCGAGGTTCTTGCTCGTGCAGATTCTTTGAAAAATGCAATCAAGACGACGGAAGCTTTTGCCGCAGCTGCTAGAAAGTTTAGTGAAGACAAGTCCAGCAATTTTGCCGGCGGCCGCCTCGGTTGGTTCCAGCGTAATGAAATGGAACCGGCTTATGTGGAACCGGTTGCTAACTTGAGTGTGGGTGAAATTTCGGAACCGGTGCTGATTGATGGCGCTTACCATTTGTTCCGTTTGGATGATTCTCGCCAGACGCGCGACTTGACTTTGGATGAAGATTACGGCAAGATTGAGCAGATGGCTGCAACGCACCTTGAAAACCAGAAGCTCGAAGCTCTGGTGAAAAAGTGGCGCGAAGAAGTCCATATTGAAATCCGCATGACTGAGTAG
- the ftsE gene encoding cell division ATP-binding protein FtsE has product MIHFNHVTKSYEDNWKALSNVTLRIHKGEFVFLTGHSGAGKSTLLKLIYMDERPDEERGGQVMVKFTGDCLYDSKNTPDNKIQALRRKMGIIFQDFKLLPDRNVFENVALALRIVGTPSKLINAAVFDALALVGISQKRFAMPYTLSGGEQQRVAIARAMVHNPYLLLADEPTGNLDPKNAEEVFKIFKEINARGTTVVMATHNPDFYLNSPFRRLVLDHGELLNRDLI; this is encoded by the coding sequence ATGATTCACTTTAACCACGTCACTAAATCTTACGAGGATAATTGGAAGGCGCTTTCCAATGTGACGTTGCGTATTCATAAAGGTGAATTTGTTTTCTTGACCGGACATTCTGGTGCTGGTAAGTCGACGCTCTTGAAGTTGATTTACATGGACGAACGTCCGGACGAAGAACGCGGTGGCCAGGTGATGGTGAAGTTTACGGGCGACTGCCTGTATGACAGCAAGAATACACCTGATAACAAGATTCAAGCGCTTCGTCGCAAGATGGGAATTATCTTCCAGGACTTTAAGCTGTTGCCGGACCGCAATGTGTTTGAAAATGTGGCGCTTGCGCTCCGCATTGTGGGAACCCCCAGCAAGTTGATCAATGCGGCGGTGTTCGATGCTTTGGCCTTGGTGGGCATTAGTCAGAAACGCTTTGCCATGCCGTATACGCTTTCGGGCGGTGAGCAGCAGCGCGTGGCGATTGCACGTGCAATGGTGCATAACCCGTACCTGCTTTTGGCTGACGAACCGACGGGTAACTTGGACCCGAAAAACGCTGAAGAAGTCTTTAAGATTTTCAAGGAAATCAATGCCCGCGGTACAACTGTGGTGATGGCAACCCATAACCCGGACTTTTATCTGAATAGCCCGTTCCGCCGCTTGGTGCTTGACCACGGCGAACTTTTGAATAGAGATTTGATTTAA
- a CDS encoding pseudouridine synthase, which translates to MAFNNRKPTKQGAHGVARVISKRGYCSRSQAEKLVREGHVFLRGKPVRDPESPAYENDEILVDGVPVTASEFVYFAMNKPRGIVTTASDEKGRKTVMDLFREQFAKMYPGKPMPHIAPVGRLDAASEGLLLFTNDTAWADRVLTDPTHLKIYRVQVKGKPSAAELSQMEKGFNVPPRVFGESEEFMHAERVTLANEGEKNCWLEITLSEGKNREIRRMLAHLGYEVMRLMRIQFDKYTLGDLKPGEIRAIQV; encoded by the coding sequence ATGGCATTCAATAACCGCAAACCCACAAAGCAAGGCGCCCACGGCGTTGCCCGCGTCATTTCCAAACGCGGCTATTGCAGCCGCAGCCAAGCCGAAAAGTTGGTGCGCGAAGGCCACGTGTTTCTCCGTGGCAAGCCTGTGCGCGACCCCGAATCACCTGCCTACGAAAACGACGAAATTCTCGTTGACGGCGTCCCCGTTACCGCAAGCGAGTTCGTCTACTTCGCCATGAACAAGCCTCGCGGAATCGTCACCACCGCAAGCGACGAAAAGGGCCGCAAGACCGTGATGGATTTATTCCGCGAACAGTTCGCCAAGATGTACCCCGGCAAGCCTATGCCGCACATCGCTCCCGTAGGCCGCCTCGACGCCGCAAGCGAAGGCTTGCTGCTGTTTACTAACGACACAGCCTGGGCGGACCGCGTCCTCACCGACCCCACACACCTCAAAATCTACCGCGTGCAAGTCAAGGGCAAGCCTTCCGCCGCCGAACTTTCACAAATGGAAAAAGGCTTCAACGTTCCGCCCCGCGTCTTCGGCGAAAGCGAAGAATTCATGCACGCCGAACGCGTCACACTCGCAAACGAAGGCGAAAAGAACTGTTGGCTTGAAATTACTTTGTCCGAAGGCAAGAACCGCGAAATCCGTCGCATGCTGGCCCACCTCGGCTATGAAGTCATGCGCCTCATGCGCATTCAATTCGATAAGTACACGCTAGGTGATTTAAAGCCCGGCGAAATCCGCGCCATTCAAGTTTAA
- a CDS encoding arginase family protein produces the protein MPIVTVQDFTGVYAEQPFIQGLRESAATDKNIHWFDCTQVDGTDCYCDDEAQAILLQQIESVGNDSFGIHFFDNGNYHYMSKLWTDQVQEPFDLVVFDHHPDMQPPRFEGILSCGGWIKEVLDHNKFVQNVIVIGVADHLVEEIREDLSQANSAEILNRVTFIRESELNSFGKDPSASPLWASLRMTLPCHISIDKDALSTAEAATNWDQGSLTYDQLAETLQILAQNRKILGIDICGERARDIGFEDTATADALNNALNEKLFRLLTGLHGIQ, from the coding sequence ATGCCAATCGTTACCGTTCAAGATTTCACAGGCGTTTACGCCGAGCAGCCTTTTATACAAGGGTTGCGGGAGTCTGCGGCTACCGACAAGAATATTCATTGGTTTGATTGCACTCAAGTTGACGGCACCGACTGCTACTGCGATGACGAAGCGCAAGCCATTCTCCTTCAACAAATCGAAAGCGTTGGCAACGATTCCTTCGGCATTCACTTTTTCGATAACGGCAATTACCACTACATGAGCAAACTCTGGACAGACCAAGTTCAGGAACCTTTTGACCTAGTGGTATTCGACCACCACCCCGATATGCAACCGCCTAGATTCGAAGGAATCTTGAGTTGCGGTGGTTGGATTAAAGAAGTTCTGGACCACAACAAGTTCGTGCAGAATGTAATCGTTATCGGAGTCGCCGACCACCTAGTCGAAGAAATTCGCGAAGACCTTTCACAAGCAAACTCCGCCGAAATACTGAACCGCGTCACCTTCATCCGCGAAAGCGAACTAAATTCATTCGGGAAAGATCCTTCGGCTTCGCCCTTATGGGCTTCGCTCAGGATGACACTTCCGTGTCACATCAGCATCGACAAAGACGCCCTCTCTACGGCAGAGGCCGCTACCAACTGGGATCAAGGTTCTCTCACCTACGACCAACTGGCCGAAACGCTCCAGATTCTCGCCCAAAATCGAAAAATTCTAGGCATCGACATTTGCGGAGAACGCGCCCGCGACATAGGATTCGAAGACACCGCCACAGCAGACGCTCTCAACAACGCGCTAAACGAGAAACTTTTCCGCTTACTCACGGGACTCCATGGCATTCAATAA
- a CDS encoding radical SAM/SPASM domain-containing protein: MNAVYIEITNVCNLNCSFCPCGKDSSENSQGKRDFMSSELFERCIAESATIAENVYFHVLGEPTLHPGFGHFLKKLETTPLKLNLTTNGTTIARTGKLILASPTVRQVNFSTHAYAELTPEIASRHLQDVLDFCKLANAERPDLYINLRLWNVGDDASDTWNRIMISKVNEAFGNASSGAEPRQQISLEHFCSRHKSFPVVGRIYLHQDSRFEWPELDERRAKSTAGSCRALDTHIAILHDGRVVACCLDHSGQITLGHIADQSLAEILESPAAKSLREGFEKHELRHPLCQSCTFCKRFGK, encoded by the coding sequence ATGAACGCGGTCTATATTGAAATCACAAATGTTTGCAATTTGAATTGCAGCTTTTGCCCCTGCGGAAAGGATTCTTCTGAGAATTCGCAAGGCAAACGTGATTTCATGAGTTCGGAACTATTCGAACGTTGTATTGCAGAATCGGCGACCATAGCTGAAAATGTCTACTTTCATGTGCTTGGCGAACCCACGCTGCATCCGGGATTCGGCCATTTCCTGAAAAAACTAGAGACAACTCCTCTCAAGCTGAACTTGACCACAAACGGCACCACCATTGCACGCACCGGCAAGCTGATTCTTGCCTCCCCCACCGTGCGACAAGTGAATTTTTCAACGCATGCCTATGCGGAACTTACGCCAGAGATAGCCTCGCGCCACCTTCAAGATGTCCTCGACTTTTGTAAGCTCGCAAACGCCGAACGTCCGGACCTGTATATCAATTTAAGACTCTGGAACGTAGGCGACGACGCCAGCGACACATGGAATCGAATCATGATTTCCAAGGTCAACGAAGCTTTCGGAAATGCATCAAGCGGCGCAGAACCTCGCCAACAAATTTCGCTGGAGCATTTCTGCAGTCGGCACAAGAGTTTCCCCGTCGTCGGAAGAATTTACCTGCATCAAGATTCCCGATTTGAATGGCCCGAGTTAGACGAGAGACGCGCCAAATCTACCGCCGGTTCATGCCGCGCCCTCGATACCCACATTGCGATTCTGCACGATGGCCGCGTTGTCGCTTGCTGTCTCGACCATAGCGGGCAAATCACGCTCGGGCACATTGCCGACCAAAGCCTCGCCGAAATTCTCGAATCGCCTGCCGCCAAGAGCCTCCGCGAAGGATTCGAAAAACACGAATTGCGCCACCCGCTTTGTCAAAGTTGCACCTTCTGCAAGCGCTTTGGAAAATAA
- a CDS encoding chloride channel protein, whose amino-acid sequence MNFRDFGKYNQFKEQFASMSSEMKEQMMQMAKEQMKARIRAFVQKWLSLPILTVVAAVIGAIVGALTAFFGQVLLAVSAVRDANPLYWIPGLALIGVVIVLGYKKFGKGTERGMDMVFGVAHGKEREIPLRMIPMVAVSTWLTHLFGGSAGREGVAIQIGATLGHNISKKIHIENASKILLIASMAAGFAGLFQTPLAAIALALEVLLVGYLNLSALLPATVAAFTAYKVSEMLGLEKFSVDLSTLFPDWNVAGLLWNENGLNIQFVLKLTLLGVLFGIVGGGFAKLLSLAKNLAANKLPNAFKRIAFVGIAISLLLLLFWQGRYAGLGTNLIDFCFTNGAAVGTTVFACDWILKFALTIATIAVGFKGGEVTPLFAIGATFGAWVAAMVGVPLPLAAALGYAAVFGGATNTLLAPIFIGAEIFGFDTLPAFFIVCVFAFVCNGGQSIYAQKKLRLK is encoded by the coding sequence ATGAATTTTAGAGATTTTGGCAAATACAACCAGTTCAAGGAACAATTCGCCAGCATGTCCTCCGAAATGAAGGAGCAAATGATGCAAATGGCAAAGGAACAAATGAAGGCAAGAATCCGCGCATTTGTTCAAAAATGGCTATCGCTCCCGATTTTAACGGTTGTTGCAGCTGTCATAGGTGCAATTGTTGGAGCTCTTACAGCTTTCTTTGGGCAGGTGCTCTTGGCAGTGAGCGCAGTACGCGATGCCAACCCGCTTTACTGGATTCCGGGACTCGCCTTGATTGGTGTTGTGATTGTACTGGGTTACAAAAAATTTGGCAAAGGCACCGAACGCGGCATGGACATGGTTTTCGGGGTCGCCCACGGTAAAGAAAGGGAAATTCCGCTGCGCATGATCCCGATGGTCGCGGTGAGTACTTGGCTTACTCATTTGTTCGGCGGTAGCGCCGGCCGCGAAGGCGTCGCGATTCAAATTGGCGCAACTCTCGGGCACAACATCAGCAAAAAGATTCATATTGAAAACGCAAGCAAGATTCTGCTGATTGCAAGCATGGCCGCAGGCTTTGCCGGGCTTTTCCAGACACCGCTTGCCGCCATTGCGCTCGCGCTCGAAGTTCTGCTTGTGGGCTACTTGAATCTGTCGGCATTACTCCCCGCAACGGTCGCGGCATTTACAGCCTACAAGGTTTCCGAAATGCTCGGGCTTGAAAAGTTCTCCGTTGATTTGAGCACGCTTTTCCCGGATTGGAATGTCGCCGGACTCCTGTGGAATGAAAACGGATTGAATATTCAATTTGTACTGAAACTTACTTTGCTCGGTGTTCTTTTCGGCATTGTCGGTGGCGGTTTTGCCAAGTTGCTTTCGCTCGCCAAGAATCTCGCCGCAAACAAGTTGCCAAATGCATTCAAGCGCATCGCCTTTGTCGGCATCGCTATTAGCCTTCTTTTGCTGTTGTTCTGGCAGGGCCGCTATGCGGGCCTGGGCACGAACCTGATTGATTTCTGCTTTACAAACGGAGCCGCCGTTGGCACGACGGTTTTTGCCTGCGACTGGATTCTGAAATTTGCACTCACGATTGCAACAATTGCCGTCGGGTTCAAGGGCGGCGAAGTCACGCCGTTGTTCGCCATCGGCGCAACCTTTGGCGCTTGGGTAGCCGCCATGGTAGGCGTGCCCCTGCCGCTCGCAGCTGCCCTTGGTTACGCAGCCGTCTTTGGCGGAGCGACCAACACGCTCTTGGCACCCATCTTCATTGGCGCCGAGATTTTTGGATTTGACACACTGCCCGCATTCTTTATCGTATGCGTATTCGCCTTCGTTTGCAACGGCGGACAAAGCATTTACGCCCAGAAAAAGCTGAGACTCAAGTAA
- a CDS encoding transglutaminase family protein, whose translation MLSKLSRLAKRLFWPVLIVVFAASLALVLWSGRAETMGFRDAACSFEDRMPGCLDSLELWNGGLAYFDSSLATTGDTLWSLKSLLWTYWGLEFAGAGDAAVSAEAILPLHVLQMKKSGCMGLSWLAMMLAEARNLPLSVIMLPGHVFLRYGADSSTAINLEPNREGYSYTDAEYREKYKAGPWTGLEFKPLTPSQFVGLAAFNMGNLYLDSDLRRALTWYRMAEEFFSEYPGIKANQEIAKSRLPDHL comes from the coding sequence ATGCTCTCTAAATTATCGCGTCTTGCAAAGCGCCTGTTCTGGCCTGTGCTAATCGTCGTTTTTGCGGCGTCGTTAGCGCTAGTGCTCTGGAGTGGGCGCGCCGAGACCATGGGCTTTCGCGATGCGGCGTGTTCTTTTGAGGACCGCATGCCGGGTTGCCTTGACTCGCTTGAACTCTGGAATGGGGGACTTGCGTATTTCGACAGTTCGCTTGCGACTACCGGCGATACCTTATGGAGCTTGAAAAGCCTGCTTTGGACATACTGGGGACTTGAATTTGCGGGCGCAGGTGATGCTGCCGTTTCCGCCGAAGCGATTCTCCCGCTGCATGTGCTGCAAATGAAAAAGTCCGGCTGCATGGGCCTTTCTTGGCTTGCGATGATGCTTGCCGAAGCGCGGAACTTGCCACTTTCTGTCATCATGCTCCCGGGGCATGTGTTCCTGCGCTACGGCGCGGATTCCTCGACGGCAATCAATCTGGAACCCAACCGCGAAGGCTATAGCTATACTGACGCCGAGTACCGAGAAAAGTACAAGGCTGGCCCCTGGACTGGGCTTGAATTCAAACCGCTTACGCCCTCGCAGTTTGTGGGACTTGCCGCTTTCAACATGGGAAACCTGTACTTAGACAGCGATTTGCGACGTGCGCTCACTTGGTATCGCATGGCCGAGGAGTTCTTTTCGGAATATCCGGGCATCAAGGCCAACCAAGAGATTGCTAAAAGCCGCTTACCAGACCATTTGTAA
- a CDS encoding TIGR02171 family protein, which produces MRVIFLLLTSLLFFACSLDGNSTSGSAFLDFSDDDLEGMVRVSASNANSLLGTNDTNANVEERPRMRVKIDYSFSMGKHEVTCGEFNSLMKSQGLTLSCENKKMPATDLTYYDAVLYANEKSKKAHMDTVYTYTSKQVDGNGHCTFLEGFNFHADVDAYRLPTEAEWVLVAGRDWNPQNSWNAENSQYKLHEVCTKNDDSSSFCDLAGNAMEWVNDWLGFFRDTTIYNYAGSPDGGNLGKRIVKGGSYRHMPSAMNLYSRTDVYTVTSSTRAEYVGFRLAYGSIPDAVWMGYNGLVNSKRVISLVNQRTLKSILGSYKIILAFRNNLNSALDYLNYSSGTIYTAEIADGVDVYHPEISPNGRYVAYSTGLEGVSGSSAIYVRMLSLSENYLNKLDVKNAAIPRWRVLPNGDTVIVYVTDAGNNKDETSFKKASTWQVTFMKGRFGKPQKIMDGAYHDGISVDNRLAVSGARLLRAKIADSNSTVKNAKDTLLYNGEQACNVSLAQDGSKKMLFLDFGGKTGRKFVGESYGVHERLLVMDSTGKLIQSVKSPDGYSFDHSEWVHGRSDLAVVSLADANGMHKKIALVNLTDSSIVDLVEGDDLWQPSLWVPEAFDRSKIEVDEDSAGVYMHEGDNLEGIYMRYNMELLWRYRDSASVVVLGSSRPLLSISPKFFGRKYFTINLAQTPNSIYMSRDYLDNYIFPHVKNLKYIILSLDIDLWYKDKDENFFESEYKQYAGYVYDKNHDYWKDGYPQGLMECTANYLSVEGEAYYLDERGLYTGSKCKAWGDVKIELDSMFFDEHPEALENSMNVLKDILQKAEDREIFVVGVIFPQNPKYKETGAFGRYGMRRSLAKEVIAELKNMQKTYPHFRVFDQNKMGDHDYADEKAGDTDHLCIKGASQISTRLYEFIKTLR; this is translated from the coding sequence ATGCGGGTCATTTTTTTATTATTGACATCTTTGCTTTTTTTCGCATGCTCTCTTGATGGCAATTCGACTTCGGGGAGTGCTTTTCTCGATTTTTCTGACGATGATTTAGAGGGAATGGTTCGCGTATCCGCATCAAATGCGAATTCTTTGCTGGGAACCAATGACACGAATGCCAATGTAGAAGAACGCCCGCGGATGAGGGTGAAAATCGACTACTCGTTTTCGATGGGTAAGCATGAAGTCACTTGCGGTGAATTTAATTCCTTGATGAAATCGCAGGGCTTGACTCTTTCTTGTGAAAACAAAAAAATGCCGGCGACGGACTTGACGTACTACGATGCCGTTTTGTACGCCAATGAAAAAAGCAAGAAAGCGCACATGGATACGGTGTATACCTATACGAGCAAACAGGTCGATGGTAACGGTCACTGCACTTTCTTGGAAGGCTTTAATTTCCATGCCGATGTAGATGCTTACCGCTTGCCGACCGAAGCAGAATGGGTTTTGGTGGCTGGCCGTGATTGGAATCCGCAAAATAGCTGGAATGCTGAAAATTCTCAATACAAGTTGCATGAAGTTTGCACCAAGAATGACGATTCTAGCAGTTTTTGCGACTTAGCCGGCAATGCCATGGAATGGGTCAATGACTGGCTCGGATTCTTTAGGGATACAACCATTTACAATTATGCCGGATCTCCCGATGGCGGAAACCTAGGCAAGAGAATAGTGAAAGGCGGTAGCTATCGCCACATGCCGTCGGCCATGAACTTGTATAGCCGTACCGATGTCTATACCGTGACTTCTTCGACTCGTGCCGAATATGTCGGTTTCCGTTTGGCATATGGCTCGATTCCTGATGCGGTCTGGATGGGCTATAATGGCCTGGTGAATTCCAAACGCGTGATTTCGTTAGTGAATCAGCGTACGTTAAAATCGATTTTGGGGTCATACAAAATTATTCTCGCGTTTAGAAACAATCTAAACAGCGCTCTCGATTACTTGAATTATTCTTCTGGGACGATTTATACCGCAGAAATTGCAGATGGTGTTGATGTGTATCATCCGGAAATTTCTCCCAATGGACGTTATGTCGCCTACAGTACAGGCTTGGAAGGCGTGTCCGGCAGCTCGGCGATTTATGTCAGAATGCTTTCGTTGTCAGAGAATTATCTTAACAAGTTAGATGTCAAGAATGCCGCGATTCCGCGTTGGCGTGTTTTGCCCAATGGCGATACCGTGATTGTTTATGTGACCGATGCCGGAAATAATAAAGATGAAACTTCGTTCAAGAAGGCTTCTACTTGGCAGGTTACGTTCATGAAGGGCCGCTTTGGAAAACCGCAAAAAATCATGGATGGTGCCTATCATGACGGAATCAGTGTTGACAATCGCTTGGCGGTATCAGGGGCGCGTTTGCTTCGTGCAAAGATTGCAGATTCCAATTCTACTGTGAAGAATGCTAAAGATACGCTCTTGTATAACGGCGAACAGGCTTGCAATGTGTCGCTGGCACAAGACGGTTCCAAGAAAATGCTGTTCTTGGATTTTGGCGGAAAAACGGGCCGGAAGTTTGTGGGCGAATCGTATGGAGTCCATGAACGTCTGTTAGTGATGGATAGCACGGGTAAACTCATTCAGTCTGTGAAGTCTCCGGATGGTTATTCGTTTGATCATAGCGAATGGGTTCATGGTCGTTCTGACCTTGCGGTGGTATCTTTGGCCGATGCCAATGGCATGCATAAGAAAATTGCCTTGGTGAACTTGACTGACAGTAGCATTGTGGATTTGGTGGAAGGTGATGACTTGTGGCAACCCAGCTTGTGGGTTCCTGAAGCTTTTGATAGGTCTAAGATTGAGGTGGACGAAGATAGTGCCGGTGTGTATATGCATGAAGGCGACAACCTTGAAGGCATTTACATGCGCTACAACATGGAATTGCTGTGGCGGTATCGTGATTCGGCAAGTGTGGTTGTGTTAGGTTCTTCGCGTCCGTTGCTTTCTATTTCGCCCAAATTCTTTGGCAGAAAGTACTTCACCATCAATTTGGCTCAAACGCCTAATTCCATATACATGTCGAGGGATTATTTGGACAACTATATCTTCCCCCATGTGAAAAACTTGAAGTACATTATTCTGTCTTTAGATATCGATTTGTGGTACAAGGACAAAGACGAAAATTTCTTTGAAAGCGAATACAAGCAGTACGCCGGCTATGTCTATGATAAGAATCATGATTATTGGAAAGACGGATATCCGCAGGGTTTGATGGAATGTACTGCCAATTATCTTTCGGTCGAAGGGGAAGCGTACTATTTGGATGAACGAGGCCTTTATACGGGCTCGAAGTGCAAGGCATGGGGAGATGTTAAAATCGAATTGGATTCCATGTTTTTCGACGAACATCCGGAAGCTCTTGAAAATTCCATGAACGTGCTGAAGGATATTCTTCAAAAGGCCGAAGATAGGGAAATTTTTGTGGTGGGCGTTATTTTCCCGCAGAACCCCAAATACAAGGAAACAGGTGCCTTTGGTCGCTATGGTATGCGTAGAAGCCTTGCCAAAGAAGTGATTGCAGAATTGAAGAATATGCAAAAAACGTATCCGCATTTTAGAGTCTTTGACCAGAATAAAATGGGTGACCACGATTATGCAGACGAAAAGGCTGGGGATACAGACCATCTGTGCATTAAAGGGGCCTCTCAGATATCTACACGACTTTATGAGTTCATAAAGACCTTGAGGTAA